The Trueperaceae bacterium genome contains the following window.
GCAAAGACCACGGGCGCCGCAAGCACCGAAGACGTGGACGACGTAGAAGGCGGTGAGCAGTGAACGGCTCCTCAACTTCCATCCTGCTGCTACTCCTCGGCCTCATCATCGGCGCAGCGGTCGTCTACTTCCTCCGCCGGCGCAACGAGCGTGACGCCGAGGCGGAAGCGAAGCGCCTCGTCGCCGAGCGCATGGCGGAGGCCGAGCGCGAAGCGCGGGCAACGGGCGAGCAAGCCGTCCGCTCCGCCGAGGCGACCGTCGCCGCGGCCCGCGCCCGCTGGGAAGAGGACGAGCGCGTCAAGCGCGCGCGCCTCGATGACGAGCTGCGGCACCTGCGAGAGACGAGCAAGGCCGAAGCGGACCGCGCCTTGGTGGAGATCGAGCGCGACCGCAAGGAGGCGCGCGAGGCGCGCGACGAGGCAAGGCGCGACCGCGAGCGCCTCGAGCAGCAGGAGGAGCGCCTCAACCGCCGCAGCGAGCAGCAGGACGCCCGCGCGCTGCGCTTGGACGAGGCGGAGGAACGCCTCAACCAGCGCAACACCGACCTGAGCGCCCGGGAGGAAGGGATCGACGCGCGCGAGGCCGCCATGGAAGCGCAGCTACACGAGATCGCCCAGCTGAGTCGCGAGCAGGCCACCCAGCTCATCGTCGACAAGCTGGAACGGGAGCTGGAGCGGGAGAAGGCGGTGCGCGTGCGCGGCGCCATCGAGCAGGCGGACGCCGAGTCGCGCAAGCGCTCGCAGGACATCCTCGCCCAGGCGATCCAGCGGAGCGCCTCCGAGGTATCCGCCGCCATCAGCGTCTCGGTCGTACCCATCCCGAGCGACGCGATGAAGGGCCGCATCATCGGCCGCGAAGGCCGGAACATCAGGGCGTTCGAGGCCCTGACCGGCGTCGACCTCATCATCGACGACACGCCGGAAGCGGTCCTGCTCTCGAGCTTCAACCCGATGAGGCGCGAGGTCGCCCAGCTGGCCCTCACCGAGCTCGTTACGGACGGACGGATCCATCCGGCGCGCATCGAGGAGGTCGTGCACAAGGCGCAACAGGAGATGCAGCAGTACATCAGGGAGCGCGGCGAGGAAGCCGCGCTGGAGGCGAACGTCGTCGGCCTCAAGCCCGGCCTCGTGCAACTCCTCGGGCGCATGCAGTTCCGCACCAGCTACGGCCAGAACATCCTCAAACACTCCGTGCAAGTGGCCCACCTCACGGGCATCATCGCCGCCGAGCTCGGGCTCGACGAGGCCATGGCGCGCCGCGCCGGCCTCCTGCACGACATCGGCAAGTCCATCGACCGCGAGATCGAGGGCACGCACACGGTCATCGGTGCCAGCCTCGGGAAGCGCTTCGGGGAGCCGAAGGAAGTCATCGACGCCATCGGCAACCACCACGACCTGGACCAGTCCGAGACGCTCTTCCCCATCATCGTGAACGCCGCGGACGCGATCTCCGCCGCGAGGCCGGGCGCGCGCCGCGAGACGCTCGAGAGCTACATCAAGCGGCTCGAAGGGCTCGAGGCCATCGCGACGAGCTTCCCCGGCGTCGAGAGTGCTTTCGCCATCCAGGCCGGCCGCGAGCTGCGCATCATCGTGCAGCCGGAGCGCGTCAACGACGCCACGGCCGTGCTCCTCGCGAGAGACGTCGCGAACCGCATCGAGCAGGACATGGAGTACCCGGGGCAGGTGCAGGTCACGGTCGTGCGCGAGTCGCGGGCTGTCGAGTACGCGCGCTAGAAGCGCGTAGGCGCGCTAGAAGCGCGTAGGCGCGCTAGAAGCGCGTAGGCGCGGCGAAGCGCGTGCGCGGCGGAAGCACGCGGGCGCGCCGAAACGCATGTGCGCGCCAGAAGTGCATTAGGCGGGTGCGCTCGAGCGCCGCTCGTCAAGCGCGGATCGACGAGGCGCCGCGACGTGTCCTCTCCGCGTCCCGCCCCGCGGGCGGGTCGCGGCGCTGACGGGTATACTCGCGCGTGGCCGAACCGTGGGCCGGCAGCGCCGCCTGCCGCAGTCGCGGACGAGTCGAGGGCCGTAGCGGCCCAAGTGCCCAGTGCGAGGTGTTCCGTGACGTTCGAACCATCCAAGCATGCCGCCCACGGGCGGCGCGTGGCGACGTGGCCGCGCACCGCCGACCGGCTCCCCTCCCGCGGATTCCCAGCGGAAACCTGGGGCGGTGGACTGTGAGGAGCGGCGAGGACGTCAAGCTGTTCACCGGCAACGCCAACCCGGCGCTGGCGCGGGCCGTCGCCGACTACCTCGGCACCCACATCGCCCAGGGCACGGTCGGTAAGTTCCCCGACGGCGAGACCCGCATCAGCATCGACGAGAGCGTCCGCGGTGCCGACTGCTACATCATCCAGTCGACCTGCGCTCCCGTGAACAGCAACCTCATGGAGCTCCTCGTACTGACCGACGCGCTGCGCCGCGCCTCCGCCTGGCGCATCAACGCCGTCATCCCGTACTTCGGCTACGCCCGCCAGGACAAGAAGATGCAGGCCCGCGAGCCGATCACGGCGAAGCTCGTCGCCAACCTCCTCGAGACCGCCGGCGCCGATCGCGTCATCACCGTCGACCTGCACGCCGGGCAGATCCAAGGGTTCTTCGACGTCCCCGTCGATCACCTGACGGCGCTGCCCATCCTGGGCGGTCACCTCAAGAACATGGACCTCACCGACAGCGTCGTGGTCTCCCCCGACGTCGGCCGCGCGACGGAAGCCAGACGCCTGGCCAACCACTTGAACCTGCCGCTGGTGATGCTCTACAAGCGTCGTACGAGCCCGACCGAGACCGAGGTGACGCACGTCATCGGCGAGGTCGAGGGGAAGCGCCCCATCATCATCGACGACATGATCTCCACCGCCGGCACCATGCGCCACGGCATCGACTCCCTGCTGAAGCTGGGCGCACAGCCCGACGTGCGCGTCGCCGCCACGCACGCCGTGTTCACGCCGCCGGCGTTGGAGCGCCTCACGCACGACTCCATCACCGGCATCTACGTCACCGACACCGTCCCGCTGGCCAAGACGACCGACCGCATCCACGTCCTCAGCGTGGCCCCGCTGCTGGCGCAGGCGATCCGCAACGTTCACGACCACGTGTCCGTCAGTTCCCTGTTCGCCAACTGAAGAAGACGCGTACGGCGGCACGCTAGACGCCACCTCACGCCCCACGCGCCTCGGGTGGCCCGGCGAGCTCCGCCGATCGTCATGTCCGGCAGCCCGCCGCACTCTTCGCGCTCGGCGTGTCTTTACAGACACGGGTGATAACGAGTATCGTCACTAGTTGCGATCGCGTCGCCGCACAAGGGAAGACGCACCGGAGGAACCATGAGAATCGAAGCCGAGAAGCGCGCGCCGGGCACGGCAGCGCAGTTGCGCCGCGATGGGAAGCTCCCCGCGGTCGTCTACAACAAGGACCTCAACGAGTCCATCACGCTCGACATGCGCGCGTTCGACAAGGCCTTCCGCGCGCAGGGGACCTCCTCCCTGATCGACCTCGTGGTCGACGGGCAGGAGCATGCCGTGCTCGTGAAGCAGGTCCAGATGGACAAGCGCCGCCGCGAGCCCATGCACGTCGACTTCTTCGCGGTGACGGCCGACGAGGCCCTCGAGGTCCACGTGCCCATCGAGGTCGTCGGCACGGCCGCTGGCGTGCGCGACGGCGGTCTGCTCGACGTGCAGCGCCGCGAGGTCAAGATCTCCGTCCTGCCCCGCTTCATCCCCAACCACGTCACGCTCGACGTGTCCTCGGTCAAGATCGGGGAGAGCCTCCACGTGAGGGACCTCGTCGCCGGTCTCCCCCAGGAAGCCACCGTGCTCGACGACCTCGAGCTCTCCGTCGTGGCCGTCGTGCCGCCTCGGGTGTCCGACGACAGCTCCGCCGGCGCCACCGAGCCCGAAGTCATCGGCTCCGCCGGCGACGAGTAACGACCAGGGTTGGGGCTACCCTCGGACACGACCCCTGTAAGGCTCGTAGTCGGCCTAGGCAACCCAGGCCCGCGCTACTCAGGAACCCGGCACAACGCCGGGTTCCTCGTCGTTGACGAGCTCGCGCGCAGGCACGGTGGCGCCTTCAGGCAAGAGCGCGAGGCGACCACCACGAAGCTGGCGCCCGCCACCCTCGCGTCGACCACCGTTCAACTGCTCAAGCCCCTGACCTTCATGAACCTCTCGGGCCGGGCGGTCCAGGCGGCGCTCACGAAGGGCGGGGTGCGTCCGGCCGAACTACTCGTGGTACACGACGACATCGACCTGCCCTTGGGCCGCCTCCGCGTCAGGTTCGGCGGCAGCGGCGGGGGGCAACGGGGCGTGGCGGACATCGCCCGCGCCATTGGTCCAAGCTTCTGGCGCCTGAAGGTAGGCGTGGGGCGGCCGCCCGAAGGCTGGGCCACGGAGAACTGGGTGCTGAGCCGCTTCGACGAAGGCGAGGCGGCGCTACTGGGGCGCGTCGTCGCGAGCGCCGCCGACGCCGTGGAGCTGATCGCCAGGAGCGGCGCGGAGCGGGCGATGAACGAGGTGAACGGCGTCGACCTCGCGCCGCCCCCTCAGCCGAACCGCCCCGAGACGTAACGCTCGGTGAGCTCGTGCTTGGGGGCGGTGAACATCTGGTCCGTCGGCCCCTCCTCGACGAGCGTGCCCAAGTGCATGAAGGCGGTACGGTCGCTCACGCGGCCGGCCTGCTGCATGTTATGCGTGACTATGACCACCGTGTAGCGCCCCTTGAGGTCGGCGATGAGGCGCTCGATGCGGTCGGTGGCGATAGGGTCGAGCGCGCTCGTCGGCTCGTCCATGAGCAGCACGGCCGGCTCCGTCGCCAAGGCGCGCGCCATGCACAGGCGTTGCTGCTGACCACCGGAGAGGCCGAAGGCTGAGCCTTTCAAGTTGCCTTGCACCTCGTCCCAGAGCGCGGCGTCCTGTAGGGCCCGCTCGACCGTCACGTCCAGGTCCTGCGTCCGGCCGATGAGGCGCGGACCGAACGCGACGTTGTCGTAGATGGACTTGGGGAACGGGTTGGGCTTCTGGAACACCATGCCGACGCGGCGCCTGACCTCGACCGGGTCGACGTCGGCGCCGTACAGCTCGTGCCCCTCGTAAGTCACGCGCCCTTCCGTCCGCACCCCGTCGACCAGGTCGTTCATGCGGTTGATGCTGCGCAGGAGCGTGCTCTTGCCGCAGCCGGACGCGCCGATCAGCGCCGTGACCTGCCCGCGAGGCACGGTCAGCGACACGTTCTTGAGCGCCTTGAACCCTCCGTACCAGAGGCTGAACCCCTCGATGCCGACTACGGCTTCGCTCGCCGGCACGCTGTGCGTGCGGACGGTGACGTGGTCTTCCGGAAGTGCCTTGCTCACGTTGTCCTTCCCATCGCCTCGCTTCACCAACGCCTCTCGTACTTGCGCCTCAACCAGAACGCCACGCCGTACAGCAGTCCCAACACGCCCAGGAGCACCACTATGCCTGCGGACGCCACGTGGGCGAACTCCCGCTCGTTCTCTCCCACCCAGGTGTAGATCTGGATGGGCAGCGCCGTGTACTGCGCCAATGGTCCGTTCGGGAGCCCAGGAACGAAGACGGCGGCGCCGATGACGAGCAGTGGCGCCGTCTCGCCCAGGGCGCGCGCCACAGCCAGGATGACACCGGTCACGACGCTCGACAGCGCCGCCGGGAGCACCACGCGGAAGACCACCTGCGACTTGGTGGCGCCCAGACCGTAAGCCGCCTGCCGCATGGAGGCTGGGACGCTCCTGATGCCCTCGCGCGAGGCGATGACGACCACCGGCACGACGAGCAGCGACAGCGTGAGGGCGGCGGCGAGGACGACCGGGCCGAGGCCTAGGAGGCGCACGAACACGGTGAGGCCGAGGATCCCGTACACGATGCTAGGCACCCCTGCCAAGTTGCGCAGGTTGACCTCGAGGACACGCGTGAAGGCGTTGTCGGCCGCGTACTCCTCCAGGTAGATCGCCGCGCCGACGCCGACGGGAACGGCGATGAGGATGACCAGTCCGATCACCCAGAGACTGCCGAGGAGCGCGGGGGCCAGACCCGCCATCAGCGGCGTACGTGAGGCGGACTTGGCGAAGAAAGCGATATCGAGCCATGGGTTCAGATAGAGGTGTTGCCCGGGTTGCAGCCCGGCGAGGAGCTCGCCGCGCCTCTGCCACCCGGTGAGCAGGCCGTGATCCTGCACCAAGGCGTCCCTGCTCCCGGTGACGACCCAGCGCATGGGCTTGCCGTCGGCCCACAACATGAGCTCTACGCGGTTGCGGGCGGCGAACTTCCGCCGCTCGTCCGGGTCTTGCGTGACCGCGTCGATCTCTGCCTGGTCGCTGCCCCGCGCGGCTAGCTCGAGGCGCACGACCTTCTCCCAGCTGCCAGCGAGCGAGAAGCCGGCGAAGAAGGCGAACGACTCGCCGCTGCCCCGAGGCTCGACGACTTGCCAGGAGACGGTGTCCGTGAGCAGCTCGGCCAACAGCGCCGCCAGCAACACCAGGGCCAGGAACGTGGGAACCGCCACCGCCGCGTGGAACAGCCCACCACGTACTCTCCTGGCGCGTGCCGCCCTCATTCGTAACGTTCCCGGAAGCGCCGCACCAGGGCCTGCGAGGCGAGGTTCATCACCAAGGTCATGGCGAAGAGCACGGCCCCGACGGCGTACAGGGACCGAGCCGCCAACGACCCTACCGGTTGGTCGCCGGTCGCGGCCTGCACTATGAACGACGTCATGGTGGCGATCGTCTCCCGCGGATCGAACGTGAGCGTCGGGCGTTGGCCGGCGGCGAGGCTGACGATCATGGTCTCTCCGACCGCGCGCGAGAACGCCAGGATCACGGCGGCGGCCAGGCCCGAGAACGCCGCCGGGAGTAGCACCCTGACGATGACGTCCAGTTTGCTGCCACCCAGCCCGTAACCGGCTTCGCGCAAGGACTGCGGGACGGCCTGCAAGGCGTCGCTCGCCAGGCTCGAGACGGTCGGCAAGATCATGAAGCCCATCACGAGCCCGGCGGAAAGGGCGTTGAAGAACCTGACGCCCGGGATGAAGCTCTGGAGCCAAGGCGTGACGTAAGAGAGGGCGAAGAAGCCGAGCACCACGGTCGGGATCCCCGCAAGGAGCTCCAGGATGCCCTTGAGCCTGCGTCGCCGGCCCGGGGGGGCGTACTCGGCCAGGTAGATGGCGCCGGCCAAACCCAGCGGCACGCCGACGAGCACCGCGATGGCGGTGACGAGCAGCGTGCCGGTCACGAGCGGCAGGATGCCGAAATGCTTGTCGGCGAACAGCGGCGTCCAGCGGTCGCCCGTGAGGAACTCCCATACACTGACGGCAGGGTCTAGGAAGAACCCGACGGTCTCCCTCGCCAGGACGATCACGACGGCCGCGGTGGTGAGGACCGTCAGCGCTGCGGCGAGGCCAAGGACCCACGCCACCATGCGTTCGCGGTTGGCCTCCGAGCGGCTCAGCCGCAAGGTGCCCTCCCGCCCGTCCCCACCCCCAGCGGCCGCCCGGCTCACTTGGTTCCCGCCTCCGTCACTCGTTGCTCTTGATGGCGTCGAGCACGCTGTCGCCCGGTCGGAAGTCTCCGAACGCCGTACCCGTCACGCGGGCGGCGAAGCGCGCGGCCACCGCGGCGTAGACGTCGTCCGAGTAAGTAGCGTAGCCGGTGTGCTCGACGAGTTCCCGCGCGTCCTCCGAGAGGTAGTAGTCGACGAACTCAGCGATGCCCGGCTTGGTGGCTAACGCCTTGGTGCTCACGTAGATGAAGAGCGGGCGCGAGAGGGGCGTGTAGGTGCCTGACTCGATGGTCACCGCGCTGGGCGCGACACAGCCGTTACCGCCGTCGACCTGCACGGCGTTGAGGCGTTCGGAGTCGGCCGCGTAGTAGGCGAAGCCGAAGTAGCCCATGGCGTAGATGTCGCTCTCCACCCCGCGGACGAGGACGTTGTCGTCTTCGCTCGGGAAGTAGTCGGTGCGGATGGCGCCGGCCTTGCCGTTCACGGCCTCGGTGAAGTACTCGAACGTGCCGCTGTCGGTGCCGGGACCGAAGAGCGTGAGGGGGGCGTCCGGGAAGCCGGCGCGCACCTGGCTCCAGTTGACGACCTGCGAGTCCGGTGCCCAGATGGCGTTCAACTCGGCCACCGTAAGGCACGTCGCGAAGTCGTTCTGCTTGTTGACGACGACGGTGAGCGCATCGGCCGCGACGGGCAGCTCGATCAGCTCGATGCCGTTGGCCGCGCACGCCTCGAGCTCGGTCGACTTGACCACGCGGCTCGCGTCGGCGATGTCGATCTCGCCCGCGCAGATCTTGGAGAGCCCGCCGCCCGTGCCGGAGAAGCCGACGGAGACGGGGATGCCGGGGTTGTCGATCGTGAACTCCTCGGCCATCGCGAGCGAGATCGGGTAGACGGTCGACGAGCCGTCCACGACTATCGTGTTCTGGGCGGCAGCGTACAGGCCGAGCGTCGCGGCCACCAAGGCTAGGACGGACTTCACGGGTCTTGACTTCGACGTTCTCTGCATGGCTCAACCTCCGACGGTGAGGCTATCGACGCCAGGTCATGGCTCCGTCATGGGCGCGCTAGGCAGGCGATAATGGCTTGACTTCAGGCCGCTGGAGGCCAAGCACATGACCATGGGAACACCGCCGACATGGCCGATAAGGGCCCCGAGAGGCAACGCACGGACTGCCAAGGGATGGATCCAGGAAGCAGCCATGCGGATGCTCATGAACAACCTCGATCCGGAAGTGGCCGAGGCGCCGGAACGTCTCGTCGTCTACGGCGGGCGCGGTAAGGCCGCGCGCGATTGGGATGCCTACCGCCGCATCCTCGCGACCCTGGAGCGCTTGGAGGACGACCAGACGCTGCTCGTCCAATCCGGCAAGCCTGTCGGGGTCTTCCGCACCTTCGAGCAGGCGCCGCGCGTGATCCTCGCGAACTCCAACCTCGTACCGAAGTGGGCGACCTGGGACGAGTTCGATCGCCTCGACGCGGCCGGCCTGATGATGTACGGGCAGATGACGGCCGGGTCGTGGATCTACATCGGGACCCAGGGCATCCTGCAAGGCACGTTCGAGACCTTCGCCGCCGCCGCGCGCCGGCACTTCGGCGGTACGTTGGCCGGCACCCTCACGGTGACGGCCGGCCTCGGTGGCATGGGCGGCGCCCAGCCCCTCGCCGTCACCCTCAACCAGGGCGCCGTCCTGGTCGTCGAGGTGGACCAGCACCGCATACAGCGGCGCTTGGAGACGGGCTACCTGGATCTGGGGAGCACGGACCTCGACGAGGCGTTGCGAGCGCTCGAAGCCGCCAAGCGCGAGAAGCGCGGGCTCTCGGTCGGCCTCCTCGGGAACGCGGCCGAGGTGTTGCCCGAGTTGGTGCGCCGTGGGGTCACGGTCGACCTGGTGACCGACCAGACGAGCGCCCACGACCCTCTCTACGGCTACTCGCCACCCGCGCTGCCGGACGAGGACGTAGCCGCCAGTCGCTCCGCCGACCCCAAGGCCTATCGCGAACGCGTACTGCAAGCCATGGCCAGGCACTGCGCCGCCATCGTCGACCTGCAGAACGCCGGTGCGATCGCCTTCGACTACGGCAACAACCTGAGGGCGTTCGCTCGCGAGGGCGGGTTCGCTGGCGCCTTCGCCTACCCCGGCTTCGTGCCGGCCTTCATCCGCGATCAGTTCTGCGAAGGGCGGGGGCCGTTCCGTTGGGTAGCGCTGTCAGGCGACCCGGAGGACATCCGCCGCACGGACCGGGCGATCCTCGAGCTCTTCCCGGAGGACGTGGGGCTGAGGCGCTGGCTGACCGAAGGCGTCGGCAAGTTCGCCTTCCAGGGCCTGCCGGCGCGCATCTGCTGGCTCGGCTACGGCGAGCGCGACAAGGCCGGCCTGCGGTTCAACGAGATGGTCGCCAGCGGCGAGCTCAAGGCGCCCGTCGTGATAGGCCGCGACCACCTCGACTCCGGCTCCGTTGCAAGCCCGTACCGGGAGACGGAAGCGATGCAAGACGGCTCGGACGCAGTAGCCGATTGGGCGCTCCTCAACTTCGCCCTCAACGCGGTGAGCGGCGCCGGCTGGGTGAGCTTCCACCACGGCGGCGGCGTCGGGATGGGCTACAGCTTGCATGCCGGTCAAGTGTGCGTCGCCGACGGCTCCAGCGCGGCGGCCGAGCGCCTCGCCCGAGTGCTCCTCAACGACCCCGGCACGGGCGTCATGCGGCATGCCGACGCCGGTT
Protein-coding sequences here:
- the hutU gene encoding urocanate hydratase, with translation MGTPPTWPIRAPRGNARTAKGWIQEAAMRMLMNNLDPEVAEAPERLVVYGGRGKAARDWDAYRRILATLERLEDDQTLLVQSGKPVGVFRTFEQAPRVILANSNLVPKWATWDEFDRLDAAGLMMYGQMTAGSWIYIGTQGILQGTFETFAAAARRHFGGTLAGTLTVTAGLGGMGGAQPLAVTLNQGAVLVVEVDQHRIQRRLETGYLDLGSTDLDEALRALEAAKREKRGLSVGLLGNAAEVLPELVRRGVTVDLVTDQTSAHDPLYGYSPPALPDEDVAASRSADPKAYRERVLQAMARHCAAIVDLQNAGAIAFDYGNNLRAFAREGGFAGAFAYPGFVPAFIRDQFCEGRGPFRWVALSGDPEDIRRTDRAILELFPEDVGLRRWLTEGVGKFAFQGLPARICWLGYGERDKAGLRFNEMVASGELKAPVVIGRDHLDSGSVASPYRETEAMQDGSDAVADWALLNFALNAVSGAGWVSFHHGGGVGMGYSLHAGQVCVADGSSAAAERLARVLLNDPGTGVMRHADAGYDLAVEAARARGMDLPGVTDQRRA
- the pth gene encoding aminoacyl-tRNA hydrolase — translated: MGLPSDTTPVRLVVGLGNPGPRYSGTRHNAGFLVVDELARRHGGAFRQEREATTTKLAPATLASTTVQLLKPLTFMNLSGRAVQAALTKGGVRPAELLVVHDDIDLPLGRLRVRFGGSGGGQRGVADIARAIGPSFWRLKVGVGRPPEGWATENWVLSRFDEGEAALLGRVVASAADAVELIARSGAERAMNEVNGVDLAPPPQPNRPET
- a CDS encoding 50S ribosomal protein L25 — its product is MRIEAEKRAPGTAAQLRRDGKLPAVVYNKDLNESITLDMRAFDKAFRAQGTSSLIDLVVDGQEHAVLVKQVQMDKRRREPMHVDFFAVTADEALEVHVPIEVVGTAAGVRDGGLLDVQRREVKISVLPRFIPNHVTLDVSSVKIGESLHVRDLVAGLPQEATVLDDLELSVVAVVPPRVSDDSSAGATEPEVIGSAGDE
- the pstA gene encoding phosphate ABC transporter permease PstA, with the translated sequence MRAARARRVRGGLFHAAVAVPTFLALVLLAALLAELLTDTVSWQVVEPRGSGESFAFFAGFSLAGSWEKVVRLELAARGSDQAEIDAVTQDPDERRKFAARNRVELMLWADGKPMRWVVTGSRDALVQDHGLLTGWQRRGELLAGLQPGQHLYLNPWLDIAFFAKSASRTPLMAGLAPALLGSLWVIGLVILIAVPVGVGAAIYLEEYAADNAFTRVLEVNLRNLAGVPSIVYGILGLTVFVRLLGLGPVVLAAALTLSLLVVPVVVIASREGIRSVPASMRQAAYGLGATKSQVVFRVVLPAALSSVVTGVILAVARALGETAPLLVIGAAVFVPGLPNGPLAQYTALPIQIYTWVGENEREFAHVASAGIVVLLGVLGLLYGVAFWLRRKYERRW
- a CDS encoding ribose-phosphate pyrophosphokinase, with amino-acid sequence MRSGEDVKLFTGNANPALARAVADYLGTHIAQGTVGKFPDGETRISIDESVRGADCYIIQSTCAPVNSNLMELLVLTDALRRASAWRINAVIPYFGYARQDKKMQAREPITAKLVANLLETAGADRVITVDLHAGQIQGFFDVPVDHLTALPILGGHLKNMDLTDSVVVSPDVGRATEARRLANHLNLPLVMLYKRRTSPTETEVTHVIGEVEGKRPIIIDDMISTAGTMRHGIDSLLKLGAQPDVRVAATHAVFTPPALERLTHDSITGIYVTDTVPLAKTTDRIHVLSVAPLLAQAIRNVHDHVSVSSLFAN
- the pstB gene encoding phosphate ABC transporter ATP-binding protein PstB — encoded protein: MPASEAVVGIEGFSLWYGGFKALKNVSLTVPRGQVTALIGASGCGKSTLLRSINRMNDLVDGVRTEGRVTYEGHELYGADVDPVEVRRRVGMVFQKPNPFPKSIYDNVAFGPRLIGRTQDLDVTVERALQDAALWDEVQGNLKGSAFGLSGGQQQRLCMARALATEPAVLLMDEPTSALDPIATDRIERLIADLKGRYTVVIVTHNMQQAGRVSDRTAFMHLGTLVEEGPTDQMFTAPKHELTERYVSGRFG
- the rny gene encoding ribonuclease Y → MNGSSTSILLLLLGLIIGAAVVYFLRRRNERDAEAEAKRLVAERMAEAEREARATGEQAVRSAEATVAAARARWEEDERVKRARLDDELRHLRETSKAEADRALVEIERDRKEAREARDEARRDRERLEQQEERLNRRSEQQDARALRLDEAEERLNQRNTDLSAREEGIDAREAAMEAQLHEIAQLSREQATQLIVDKLERELEREKAVRVRGAIEQADAESRKRSQDILAQAIQRSASEVSAAISVSVVPIPSDAMKGRIIGREGRNIRAFEALTGVDLIIDDTPEAVLLSSFNPMRREVAQLALTELVTDGRIHPARIEEVVHKAQQEMQQYIRERGEEAALEANVVGLKPGLVQLLGRMQFRTSYGQNILKHSVQVAHLTGIIAAELGLDEAMARRAGLLHDIGKSIDREIEGTHTVIGASLGKRFGEPKEVIDAIGNHHDLDQSETLFPIIVNAADAISAARPGARRETLESYIKRLEGLEAIATSFPGVESAFAIQAGRELRIIVQPERVNDATAVLLARDVANRIEQDMEYPGQVQVTVVRESRAVEYAR
- a CDS encoding PstS family phosphate ABC transporter substrate-binding protein; translated protein: MQRTSKSRPVKSVLALVAATLGLYAAAQNTIVVDGSSTVYPISLAMAEEFTIDNPGIPVSVGFSGTGGGLSKICAGEIDIADASRVVKSTELEACAANGIELIELPVAADALTVVVNKQNDFATCLTVAELNAIWAPDSQVVNWSQVRAGFPDAPLTLFGPGTDSGTFEYFTEAVNGKAGAIRTDYFPSEDDNVLVRGVESDIYAMGYFGFAYYAADSERLNAVQVDGGNGCVAPSAVTIESGTYTPLSRPLFIYVSTKALATKPGIAEFVDYYLSEDARELVEHTGYATYSDDVYAAVAARFAARVTGTAFGDFRPGDSVLDAIKSNE
- the pstC gene encoding phosphate ABC transporter permease subunit PstC, whose product is MRLSRSEANRERMVAWVLGLAAALTVLTTAAVVIVLARETVGFFLDPAVSVWEFLTGDRWTPLFADKHFGILPLVTGTLLVTAIAVLVGVPLGLAGAIYLAEYAPPGRRRRLKGILELLAGIPTVVLGFFALSYVTPWLQSFIPGVRFFNALSAGLVMGFMILPTVSSLASDALQAVPQSLREAGYGLGGSKLDVIVRVLLPAAFSGLAAAVILAFSRAVGETMIVSLAAGQRPTLTFDPRETIATMTSFIVQAATGDQPVGSLAARSLYAVGAVLFAMTLVMNLASQALVRRFRERYE